A single window of Archangium gephyra DNA harbors:
- a CDS encoding sensor histidine kinase, with protein sequence MSRRKPLAHDLHIFLLALLAGLPGSVTALALLWGGDASAKVCWTLSVLVLGVHLGAALSVRERVTRPLQTVANLLAALREEDYSVRGRGARGGDPLGEVYLETNTLAETLRQQRLGAMEADVLLTQVMQEIDVAVLTFDAEGTLKLVNRAGERLLGLPRARLMNQKAEGLGLTELLEGPVPRRLTRTFAVEGGPYELRRGTFRQGGLPHQLVVLADLRLALREEEREAWRRMVRVLSHEINNSLAPIHSISDSLKDSLAQVPRAADWEEDARMGLGIIARRSESLGRFMSAYARLARLPPPRLSPVEVDPWVRRVVALETRLAVEVRPGPMLVVSADGDQLEQLLINLVRNAVDAARERQGRVWVSWTAPSADAVEVWVEDEGPGLADTANLFVPFFTTKPEGSGIGLALSRQIAEAHGGSLRLENRTEGPGCRARLRLPLNAAGLRR encoded by the coding sequence GTGAGCCGGCGCAAGCCGCTCGCGCACGACCTCCACATCTTCCTGCTGGCGCTGCTGGCGGGCCTGCCGGGCTCCGTCACCGCGCTCGCGCTCCTGTGGGGAGGCGACGCAAGCGCCAAGGTGTGCTGGACGCTCTCCGTCCTGGTGCTGGGCGTGCACCTGGGCGCGGCGCTCTCCGTCCGCGAGCGCGTCACCCGCCCGCTGCAGACGGTGGCCAACCTGCTCGCGGCCCTGCGCGAGGAGGACTATTCGGTGCGCGGGCGTGGCGCGCGGGGGGGAGATCCCCTGGGCGAGGTGTACCTGGAGACCAACACCCTGGCCGAGACGCTGCGCCAGCAGCGGCTGGGGGCCATGGAGGCCGACGTGCTCCTCACCCAGGTGATGCAGGAGATCGACGTCGCGGTGCTGACCTTCGACGCCGAGGGCACGCTGAAGCTCGTCAACCGCGCCGGGGAGCGGCTGCTCGGGCTGCCTCGCGCGCGGCTGATGAACCAGAAGGCGGAGGGGCTCGGGCTCACGGAGCTGCTGGAGGGCCCGGTGCCGCGGCGCCTCACGCGCACCTTCGCGGTGGAGGGCGGGCCGTACGAGCTGCGCCGGGGGACGTTCCGGCAGGGCGGACTGCCCCACCAACTGGTGGTGCTCGCGGACCTGCGGCTGGCGTTGCGCGAGGAGGAGCGCGAGGCGTGGCGGCGGATGGTCCGGGTGCTGAGCCATGAGATCAACAACTCGCTGGCGCCCATCCACTCCATCTCGGATTCGTTGAAGGACTCGCTGGCGCAGGTGCCGAGGGCGGCGGACTGGGAGGAGGACGCGCGGATGGGCCTGGGCATCATCGCGCGGCGCAGCGAGTCGCTGGGGCGCTTCATGTCCGCCTATGCCCGGCTGGCGCGCCTGCCGCCGCCGAGGCTCTCGCCCGTGGAGGTGGACCCCTGGGTGCGGCGGGTGGTGGCGCTGGAGACGCGGCTGGCGGTGGAGGTCCGTCCGGGCCCCATGCTCGTGGTGAGCGCGGACGGAGATCAGCTGGAGCAGCTGCTCATCAACCTGGTGCGCAACGCGGTGGACGCGGCGCGCGAGCGTCAGGGCAGGGTGTGGGTGTCCTGGACGGCCCCGTCGGCGGACGCGGTGGAGGTGTGGGTGGAGGACGAGGGCCCGGGCCTGGCGGACACGGCCAACCTCTTCGTGCCCTTCTTCACGACGAAGCCGGAGGGCAGTGGCATCGGGCTGGCGCTCAGCCGGCAGATCGCCGAGGCGCACGGGGGCAGTCTGCGCCTGGAGAACCGGACG
- a CDS encoding sigma-54-dependent transcriptional regulator, which translates to MSEPVSATPAPASAPQPRILIADDQADVLEALRFLLKRDGYAIHTAQSPAGVLATLESEDVDVLLMDLNYARDTTSGREGLDLLARVRQLDPSLPVVVMTAWGSVEGAVEAMRGGARDYVQKPWDNTRLLATLRTQLELGRALRRSRRLEEENTHLRKGGERPTFVGESRAMQPIRRMVERVAPSGANVLITGEHGTGKEVVARWIHTASGRPERPFVAVNSGGLSEGIFESELFGHVKGAFTDAKTDRIGCFELADGGTLFLDEIGNMPLTQQAKLLRVLQTGELHPVGSSKVRRVSVRVVSATNVDLSKAVAEGRFREDLLYRLNTVEVHLPPLRERREDIALLAAHFLNIHGQRYGRSGLKLSPSALDALMAYPWPGNVRELEHAVERALLMAGTDEVTAEDFLLRRSGGGREGQARLEEMTLEEVERYLIERSLGRHEGNVSDAAKALGLSRSALYRRMQYYGIKGAR; encoded by the coding sequence GTGTCCGAGCCCGTCTCCGCCACCCCAGCCCCCGCCAGCGCGCCGCAGCCGCGCATCCTCATCGCCGATGATCAGGCCGACGTGCTGGAGGCGTTGCGTTTCCTGCTCAAGCGGGACGGGTACGCCATCCACACCGCCCAGTCCCCGGCCGGTGTCCTGGCCACGCTGGAGTCGGAGGACGTGGACGTGCTGCTGATGGATCTCAACTACGCGCGGGACACCACGTCCGGGCGCGAGGGGTTGGATCTGCTCGCGCGCGTGCGCCAGTTGGACCCGTCGCTGCCGGTGGTGGTGATGACGGCGTGGGGCAGCGTGGAGGGCGCGGTGGAGGCCATGCGCGGCGGGGCGCGCGACTACGTGCAGAAGCCGTGGGACAACACGCGGCTGCTGGCCACGCTGCGCACGCAGCTCGAGCTGGGCCGTGCACTGCGCCGCTCCCGCCGGTTGGAGGAGGAGAACACCCACCTGCGCAAGGGCGGGGAGCGCCCCACCTTCGTCGGTGAGTCGCGGGCGATGCAGCCCATCCGCCGCATGGTGGAGCGCGTGGCGCCCTCGGGAGCCAACGTCCTCATCACCGGCGAGCATGGCACGGGCAAGGAAGTGGTGGCGCGGTGGATCCACACGGCCTCGGGCCGTCCCGAGCGCCCCTTCGTCGCCGTCAACTCGGGAGGCCTGTCCGAGGGCATCTTCGAGAGCGAGCTGTTTGGCCACGTGAAGGGGGCCTTCACGGACGCGAAGACGGACCGCATCGGCTGCTTCGAGCTGGCGGATGGCGGGACGCTCTTCCTGGATGAAATCGGCAACATGCCGCTCACCCAGCAGGCCAAGCTGTTGCGCGTGCTGCAGACGGGCGAGCTGCACCCGGTGGGCTCCTCGAAGGTGCGCCGGGTGTCGGTGCGCGTCGTCTCCGCGACGAACGTGGACCTGTCCAAGGCGGTGGCCGAGGGCCGCTTCCGTGAGGACCTGCTCTACCGCCTCAACACGGTGGAGGTGCACCTGCCTCCCCTGCGAGAGCGGCGCGAGGACATCGCCCTGCTGGCGGCGCACTTCCTCAACATCCACGGCCAGCGCTACGGGCGCTCGGGCCTGAAGCTGTCGCCGTCCGCGTTGGACGCGCTGATGGCCTACCCATGGCCCGGCAACGTGCGCGAGCTGGAGCACGCGGTGGAGCGCGCGCTGCTCATGGCCGGCACGGACGAGGTGACGGCGGAGGACTTCCTGCTGCGGCGGAGCGGTGGCGGCCGCGAGGGCCAGGCCCGGCTGGAGGAGATGACGCTGGAGGAGGTGGAGCGCTACCTCATCGAGCGCTCCCTGGGCCGGCACGAGGGCAATGTCAGTGACGCGGCGAAGGCGCTCGGCCTGTCGCGCAGCGCGCTCTACCGCCGCATGCAGTACTACGGCATCAAGGGCGCCCGGTGA